Proteins co-encoded in one Conger conger chromosome 4, fConCon1.1, whole genome shotgun sequence genomic window:
- the ppp1r3g gene encoding protein phosphatase 1 regulatory subunit 3G encodes MDINGVEPLAMSDTGPVHNSNQGFTSVECNSWNSFGEPPHENGNGLDDDADFSDFVEQQIRMKDRRRAKSLPAYPEQATLFEEISQGCRKRVMFADALGLNLESVKHFSSTEDPHVPSKVFSRLNSFPRQHDREYIGELCDTFSSTLALDRLVPTFKMPVEKIDFETRVERCHVTLEKITITRYDVRGTIQALTSGSLKREIGVRYTFNDWLSFMDAQAIPMSDKNTAAVGEKFMFTMYTPPFMDPSSSVHFAVYSKTDQGEFWDNNDGDNYTLKYHCISAHETTAFHAT; translated from the coding sequence ATGGATATCAACGGCGTAGAGCCGCTTGCTATGTCTGACACAGGTCCTGTCCATAATTCTAATCAAGGATTTACAAGTGTGGAGTGTAACAGTTGGAACAGTTTTGGTGAGCCGCCACATGAAAATGGCAATGGACTTGACGATGATGCTGATTTCTCGGATTTTGTGGAGCAACAGATCCGCATGAAAGACAGGCGGAGGGCGAAGTCACTGCCCGCTTACCCGGAGCAGGCAACCCTTTTCGAAGAAATCTCACAGGGATGCAGAAAGAGAGTAATGTTTGCAGATGCACTGGGACTTAACTTGGAAAGTGTGAAGCACTTCAGCAGCACAGAAGATCCACACGTCCCTTCTAAAGTATTCTCAAGACTCAATAGCTTCCCTCGTCAACACGACCGTGAATATATTGGTGAGCTATGTGACACATTCAGTTCTACACTTGCACTGGATCGCTTGGTACCCACGTTCAAGATGCCAGTGGAGAAAATTGATTTTGAAACTAGAGTTGAACGGTGCCACGTAACTCTTGAAAAAATAACTATTACTCGATATGACGTGCGAGGGACGATACAAGCGTTAACTTCGGGCTCTTTGAAGAGGGAGATTGGGGTGAGATATACATTCAATGACTGGCTTTCATTCATGGATGCGCAAGCGATACCAATGTCAGACAAGAATACTGCTGCAGTTGGAGAGAAGTTCATGTTCACGATGTATACACCGCCATTCATGGACCCCAGCTCCTCGGTTCACTTCGCAGTATATTCCAAGACTGACCAAGGCGAGTTTTGGGATAACAATGATGGAGATAATTACACCTTAAAGTATCACTGCATTTCTGCTCATGAGACAACAGCATTTCATGCCACTTGA